The following coding sequences are from one Anolis sagrei isolate rAnoSag1 chromosome 6, rAnoSag1.mat, whole genome shotgun sequence window:
- the ASTE1 gene encoding single-strand DNA endonuclease ASTE1: MGIQGFMSYVGEHREFFIDLQLRNTDVVIDGNNLYHRLYFDSNLDVRHGGDYNSFTNVVHQFFEALTMCNIRPYVVLDGGCDASDKKLTTLKERAREKIQAAHSLSCGGGGSVLPLLIREAFKQILAQIQVPFVQSFSEADRDIVSLANHLNCPVLTLDSDFCIFDLKAGYCPLNYFQWRTLCRGKGLQDCSIPARCFSLERFCNHFSNMNKTLLPLFAVVNGNDYINLPAIEMFFSKVHLPVGSSRQKGRKHLRIHGLLNWLSRFADPTEAMENILKYLKKHEAEETRQLLSAFMEDYQPSDVNLKDFFQDGVYESEEVKKLGLPHWICTAFAKGVLAPFICDALVLKRTMLHVQVENMQRPSAHAVALPIRQVIYGLLWNASQGSPSSSPSKEPTSSTPVFHEFDRIQKALKKSFVSAAVLSGKFGSDQYSLTTLNQIPLSDRRLFLLETLGVTDSILETVPCHLQLPVAVTCYWIQHAEPKVKLQHMKALLLGVVFGELDKTVHSSDLEVPHIEVNKIVYDQFLKRKEKKYQKEPLELDAAHIFCQWQCCLQMGLYLNQLLCCPLSEPDLTRLYSGTLVHKLYHELKLVSTPEDLLSASPRMHQLYCNLVRIVKDVTPSGFFQKKKSKDHKRKNKHCNGKLLDKKENTALDNLPSCSSSNRFATLMVEN; the protein is encoded by the exons ATGGGCATCCAAGGGTTTATGAGCTATGTAGGGGAACACAGGGAATTCTTCATTGACTTGCAGTTGAGGAACACAGATGTGGTAATTGATGGAAATAACCTCTACCATCGCCTTTACTTTGACTCAAATCTCGATGTCCGACACGGTGGGGATTACAATTCTTTCACAAATGTTGTACATCAGTTTTTTGAAGCTCTGACAATGTGTAACATACGGCCTTACGTTGTGCTAGATGGAGGGTGTGATGCATCCGACAAAAAGCTTACAACATTAAAAGAAAGAGCTCGGGAGAAGATCCAGGCAGCCCATTCTCTCTCCTGCGGTGGCGGTGGGAGCGTATTACCTTTGCTCATCagagaggcctttaaacagatCTTGGCTCAGATACAAGTCCCTTTTGTCCAGTCTTTTTCAGAAGCAGACAGAGACATTGTGTCATTAGCCAATCACTTGAATTGCCCAGTGTTAACATTAGATAGTGACTTCTGCATATTTGACCTAAAAGCAGGCTATTGTCCTCTGAATTACTTTCAGTGGAGAACTCTTTGCCGTGGCAAAGGCTTGCAAGACTGCTCCATCCCAGCGAGGTGCTTCTCATTAGAAAGATTTTGTAACCATTTCAGCAACATGAATAAAACCCTCCTGCCTCTTTTTGCGGTGGTGAATGGCAATGATTACATTAATCTGCCAGCTATAGAAATGTTTTTTAGCAAGGTACATCTTCCTGTTGGAAGCTCCcggcagaaaggaagaaagcaccTCCGCATTCATGGGCTGTTGAATTGGCTGTCTCGTTTTGCTGATCCTACTGAGGCAATGGAAAATATACTGAAGTATCTGAAAAAACATGAAGCCGAGGAAACAAGGCAGCTTCTTTCCGCTTTCATGGAAGATTATCAACCCTCTGATGTTAACCTCAAAGATTTTTTCCAGGATGGAGTTTATGAATCTGAGGAAGTGAAAAAATTAGGACTACCTCATTGGATTTGTACTGCTTTTGCTAAAGGAGTGTTGGCACCATTCATTTGTGATGCCTTGGTGTTGAAAAGAACaatgcttcatgttcaggtggaaaataTGCAAAGGCCTAGTGCTCATGCTGTAGCTCTGCCAATTCGACAGGTTATTTATGGATTACTTTGGAATGCTTCACAGGGGTCCCCCAGTTCATCCCCAAGCAAAGAGCCCACTTCATCCACCCCTGTTTTCCATGAATTTGACAGGATTCAAAAGGCACTGAAGAAATCATTTGTTTCAGCAGCAGTATTGTCTGGAAAATTTGGGAGTGACCAGTATTCTCTGACTACATTAAATCAG ATTCCCTTATCAGACCGCCGACTCTTTTTGCTAGAGACATTAGGAGTGACAGATAGCATCCTTGAAACAGTTCCTTGTCACCTGCAGCTTCCTGTAGCTGTAACCTGTTACTGGATACAACATGCTGAACCCAAAGTGAAGTTACAGCACATGAAGGCTTTACTTCTTGGAGTAGTATTTGGTGAATTGGACAAGACAGTACATAGCTCAG ACCTCGAGGTTCCACACATCGAAGTCAATAAAATTGTTTACGACCAGTTCTTGAAacggaaagaaaagaaatatcaaaAGGAACCATTGGAGTTAGATGCTGCACACATTTTTTGCCAGTGGCAGTGCTGTCTTCAAATGGGATTGTATCTCAATCAGCTGCTTTGTTGTCCTCTTTCTGAGCCAGATCTTACACG GCTTTACAGTGGGACTCTGGTGCACAAACTGTATCATGAATTAAAGTTAGTATCCACACCAGAGGATTTGCTCAGTGCATCTCCAAGAATGCACCAACTTTATTGCAATTTGGTACGTATAGTAAAAGATGTAACACCATCAGGCTTCTTCCAGAAAAAGAAGTCCAAAGACCATAAAAGAAAGAACAAGCATTGCAACGGCAAACTGCtagataaaaaagaaaatactgcacTGGACAATTTGCCTTCATGCAGTAGTAGCAATAGATTTGCAACATTGATGGTGGAGAACTAA